The Hordeum vulgare subsp. vulgare chromosome 7H, MorexV3_pseudomolecules_assembly, whole genome shotgun sequence DNA window AaacggtaaaatagaaaacctattaagggcaaacctataccttgcacatagtccacttgaactagatgatgacgatcttgacttcctcaagatggaccacctttcttgattgtgttggcttgatgaagactagttgattgctcccccatactcactatgggcgagccactcttcaccacatcttcacaagtccattgccaccacaatggacgacaagcttgaagcatgatattttcgtgatgctccacctgaacttgcacaccgcgatATTGAtggcgatcaccacttgatgtcatactccatgggttataTGAGACCTTCctcttgacacaagcccatggaaacacacctaaccccacatagaactctcacgaagaccatgggttagtatacataccatgggatcacttgatccctctcggtacatcttgcacGCTttctgtgttgatcaacttgattcactctttgacttagtcttgatcaaccttgaatctttatgaccaatctttggataaaactgtgaataccaccttggtcatcatataaactccttgaaaccaacatggACTTCAAtaagttcctatggacaaatccttcggatATAAATCAAGGCAactattagtccatagggattgtcatcaattaccaaaacaacatatggagaaatatgctctaacacgagCCTTCGATTTTCGTTGTGCATTATCGTGCTGAGCAGCTCCACTAACCGGCGAAGGCATTGATTTGATTGAATCCAATCCCACAATAAAGCTCTTGATGAAACCAAAAGTTGTTTGAGGGGATTGGAAGATACCTTCATGTATAATTTTTTTTTCTAGCGGTCCAGATCACCCATAGTGTTACTAAGAGAAGAACAAATTTCTCATGACGAAGAGAATCCATTAGCGAGAATAGCCATTGTTTGGCATTAGGCTCGGTTGTGGACACCGAGACCTATGCCAATCCCTCGTCTACAAGAGCTCAAATGCATCTGGCGGATGTACAATTGATCAAGGAGTGCCTCCATGAGTCTCGTAAGCCACACAAGCCACAAGAAGAAGTATTGAACATATGCCTATGTGATCTCGCATCTTCAGTGGGCACAGATTTCTTAGAAAGCCTCCATAAAAACATCCTTACTTTCTCGGGTACTTGTGTCTTCCACGACTACTTCCATGAGCTCGTCTCAACAAAAGTATTTGATGTTCTTGTCGAACCCTCCATCCATGCCTTGCGTTGTTGTCTGATGGCCACCATCATATTGTATGATGATTTCATGGTGAAGACTCCATGCTTATCGAAATTCTAGCTCCAAAAATCTTATAATGATCTTGTGCATAGTGGAAACCCCATTATAACACGTGCATCTATCAACAAGAAAACCTCCTCCACTTGGTCTCTATTCGATGAAGGAACATTATGGTCGATTGTTTTAGAAACCATAACAGACGGGTTGGGAACATGGCACCCATAGGGCCTCATGCTCTCATCCCGGGGTAGCCAAGTGTCTTCCCACATTTTTGTTTGAGCTCCATTACATATTCGCTTTACCAGCCCGAGTTTCAGCGTGACCCTGCCTTCAATGACCGCCCGCCAAATCCGGCTCAAATGACCTTCAAGATTTGCTTGCAAAATTGTCGAGTTTGGATAGTATATGCTCTTGAACAATATAGCGCTTAGGGAATCATGACTTTGTAACAGGCGCCATGCGTGTTTCGCTAGCATTGGAAAGTTGAAGAGCTCGGAGTCCTTGAACCCAAGACCTCCCGTACCCTTGGGTTGTGTCATTGATTTCCAAGATACTCAGTGAGATTTACGTTTACCTTCCGTACTCCCCCATCAATTTTTCCTGATTAGCATATTCAGGTGCTCACACAAACCTCTCGACAATTTTAAGCAAGACACATAGAAAAAACTGGGACGGCCTGTGCAACTGACTTGACAAGAACCTCCTTGACTGTCGTGGATAAAGTATTCTCTAGCCAACCTTGGACCTTACTCCAGAGGCGATCTTTCAATTACTTGAAGGCACCATTTTTTTGAGCCTCTGATATGTGACGGCATGCCCAAGTACTTTTCATTCAATGTTTCATTTGGAGCATTTAGCAAGCTTTTTATTTCCCGTCTATAGCTATCATACACTCCCTTGCTAAAGAAAATTGATGACCTCGAAAAGTTGATAGGTTGTCCTAAAGCCTGGCAATAACTATTGAGAACATGGTTCACCTTAATAGCTCCATCACCATTAGCGTTGAAAAACAACATGTTATCATCAGCGAATAAAAGATGGTTTACAGGTGGCACCGAGGGTGCCATTTGCAGACCATGTAAGTTTGATGACTCTCCTTTTGAATATGGGTCCTCTAGTGCTAGCAAAAACAAGTATGGAGATACGACACGCCATCTAGTGCTAGCAAAAACAAGTATGGAGATATGGGTCCCTTGTTTGATTCCATGAGTTGGTTGAAATTCTTCCAATTTCTTTCCATTAAACATTACTGAAAACGTAACTAGGAAACAAGGCTCATAACAATCTTAACCCACCTCTTTGTGAAACCCAATTTTAACATGATGGCTCGGCCACTCAATCCTATCGCATGTTCAGTTTGAGTGCACAAGATTGGTGTTTCTTTGAGGAGCTCCTATACGGTGCTGCAGGCGCCGGTTCACACTTCTGGCGCCTCGATCGTCGCCGCTGGGCCGACCCACGAAACATCTCCTCGCGCTCCGTTCCAGGCCCTGAAAAAATTTCATTAATTTTTAAAACGTGAAATCTAAAATGCTACATTAAAATTTCTTCGAATTAAAAAGCAACTAATCAGATTTTTCAAAAGGTCAATCATTATGCAAAAAATTCACTGATTTTTAGAATATGTTCATGGATTTTAAAAAAGAttacaaaattcaaaaaaaatcatcgattttGAAAACAAGAGTTCATCAGTTTTTAAAAATAGTTTATCGATTCTgaaaaaagttcacgaattttaaaatatgttcaccgattttcaaaaaaaaatcacagatttcaaaaaaggttcatcaattttgaaaaatagttcattgattttgaaaaaagttcaccaattttaaaatatgttcactGATTTTCaccaatttcaaaaaaaaatcatcgatttagaaaagttcacgaattttaaattatgttcacggattttcaaaaatgttcaccaaTTTCGAAAAAGagttcatcaatttgaaaaaaagttcacaaattaaAAAAGATTCCATCAAATTTCCAAATTAATCAttttaaaataaaatacatgTATTTACAAAAGGAAATGAACGAACCACGATGAAAAGGAAAAGAGGAAAATGACTAAGAAAACATAATAAGGGAAAGCAAAGAATAAAGGAATTAAAATGTTTATTTCTATCACATAGCTTTGGGATGGCGGAGTGATTTCAACACTAAAATTTATCTGACAGGTCGCCGGTTCAAATCTCATTATCGTTCATTTTTACAGGAATAAACACTTCCATGGACCGGCCCATCGCCGAAGCGCTGCGGGCGCCGGTTAGCAGAAATTGCCTACAACCGATGCCTCTGGCACTAAATAGGATTTGCCATTTCTTTGCGTTGTTCAGCTTCATAAAATGTAGGCACTCGTGCGCTGTGATGAGTGGGCCTGGATTGGGACGGACTGGGCCTTTCACGGACCGCTCGCTAAGCCCTCACAAAAAACAAAAGCAGACGCAGTGGGGACTGTAGAAGGAGAGGAAGGGGATATCTCCACGCGAAATCCACCACGATGAGCGGCGGCGGCCGGAAGCCGGTGGGCGACGATGCAGAGGTGGAGGCGCTCCTCCGAGCGGCGCAGGATGCCGTGCTGCTCAAGCTCCAGGCCAACTCCCACCTCGTCTCGGCGTCGTCGTCCGCCGCTTCGAACCCTCTTGCTCTCGACGAGGGGCCCGGTCCACTGGACGACGACCTCGCCCGCCGCCTCGACGCGCTCAGGTCCCGTCCGCCGGCGCCGAAGCGGACCGATGCTGCCCCTGCCCCTGCAGTCGGCGGGATGGACGAGATGGAGGCACGGTTCGCGGCGCTGAAAGGCCCGGCGGTTTGCCCGGAGAAGGAGACGAGGGTGCGGCTGGAGGATCTGGGAGGGGAATCGGACGAGGAGGATGAGGTGGAGAAGGTGATGCGGTGGGCGATGGATGCCGCGCGGCTCGACGTCGCCACTTCCGGCGGTGGCGCCAGCAACGCCGTGGACAATTTAGAAGACAAGAGCAGCAACGCCGatgacaaggaagaagaagataagagcaGCACGGGtagcgaggaggacgaggaagagAGACTGGaactggaggaggagaagaagaggaaggagatgatGAGCAAGAAGAACAAGGCCAAGAGCAGGTGGTTCTTCTTTTGATCCTACATGTATGTAATGTTTGACCTGATATCATCACAAGCAAAGATGCATCCCTTACACATGTATGTTTGATCTCATGAATCCAGCAAGTAAACAGAGGATCCAATCAGATTATCTGTAATGGAGATTATGAGCTTGCATTGCTATCTACTcctgttcctaaatatatgtcttttaaaagattttactaaagactacatacggatgtatatagacatattttaaagtattaattcacttattttgcttcgtatatactcccttcgtttcaaaataattgaatgactttgtactagctctaatacaaaattgtactaagcttaagacggttattttgagacggaggaagtagtttGTAGTGAaatctttagaaagacttatatttagaaacgaagggaatactatacatgtgataacatgagaacTTGTGCAATTGCTATTGATATTTCCTTATGGAAGTCTTTGAAAAGATTTAAAAGCTGATTATGTTCTTTCCCGTCATAACATCATATATAAATCTATGTTTATAGTGAACTTTGCATCTGAAAATATTCTTGCAAGCATATGctcctgcttaccaaaaatgtttTCTGCAAAtgttatttttttttaaaaaaagatcAGATGTGTTCATTGTCACACCAAATTGCTACCTGCAAATTTTTAGAAGGAAAATTGTGACAAATGTTACACTTATTTTAAGAAATCACCGTCATCTCGATTGGTAAACG harbors:
- the LOC123407642 gene encoding nucleolin encodes the protein MSGGGRKPVGDDAEVEALLRAAQDAVLLKLQANSHLVSASSSAASNPLALDEGPGPLDDDLARRLDALRSRPPAPKRTDAAPAPAVGGMDEMEARFAALKGPAVCPEKETRVRLEDLGGESDEEDEVEKVMRWAMDAARLDVATSGGGASNAVDNLEDKSSNADDKEEEDKSSTGSEEDEEERLELEEEKKRKEMMSKKNKAKSRWFFF